The genomic DNA TGCAGTGTCAAATCGAGCAGGCGTTGGGTCAAAAGGAGCGAGGTTAGTGTTTACCCGGTTCGTGGGCAAGTTGCTCTACGCTCCTTGGCAAAAGCAGGATCAATGTTGGTAACATTGTAAATCCTATTCCTAAAGATAACACATTGTGACAATCCGATGGTGTGGCCACTAGAGAGAGCTACAAGATCCCTCGTGTTCCAGCCCTGGTTCTTGAAGTTGCTGATCAAAGCAGGGAGATCCATTGATGCTGATGGAAGTCACACTGTCTGCTAAAGCCATGCTAGCTGTGGTTGAGTCTCTTCTACCCAAACGAACCTTCCATGCCGGACCTCCGAGCTGCAACCATAGTAATTTTGATTTAGAAATATTTTCTTTTTACGTAACGCAATAGGCACATTTTtcacaataaaaaaataaaagaatttgacATTACCGCAAGTACTGAATCTCGAGCAACCACTGCTAAGATATCAGCACAAGAGACCGTAGGGCGTCCACATACTCTATCCACTTCAACCTTTATTTGGTCTACAACTTCAAACCCTCtcacagaattgaaattaccacGAGCATTTTTCTCGGTTCCGAAAGCAAACGAAGAATCCAAAAGTAGTGAACCGTCGCAACCCTGGAATACAAAGAAGATTAGCTCAAGATCATTCTAAGGCATACACAGATTAATAGTTGTATGAAGGAAGGAAGTTACATTAACGAAGCAGTCGTGGAAGTGAAGACGAAGTAAAAAAGCTCCCATCCGGGGTTCCCGGTGGACAGCAGCCTCAACGATTCTCTTGATGGCAGGCAAAGCTTGGGGACAAAGATTGTCATAAAATTTGGGAGATAAGGAAAAAGAGGTAGTTGCAAGAGCCAAGCAGAAAAATGCATGGAGGAGGAAGTTAAAGCGGGGAGCCATGCCCATGAGGAGGAGTGCGTAAGATGGCTTAATTGAGGTAGCTTAAACTTGATGAGGTTTGTGTTGCCGTGGTGGTGATTTATAGATAGAGACGTACGTAGAAGAAGTACATGAATTTGACAGTTAGCAAATTAATGATTGAATTCCTAATTGCCTGAACCCTGCTGTGAGATCAAATTCAGGagccttttttttttactttctcaAAGGGCTGGCTGTTCAGCAAAGCTACAACCAACATtccatctctttttttttttttttttaaagtttaagcGACATGAGGCTTCTGCTCCAATCCCCTCTTTTTACTATAATCATAAAATTTTGAGTTCCCATTGCAGAACCTCTCTcaattaccttttttttttttaatactccaattgtaaaataattaaaaaattaattatgccCTTAATTAACAACTGCAATTAATTAAGTCTTTATTGGATAGTTATCCCAATTGAAAACTGGGGCCAATATTATACAGCCCATGTTTCAGTAACTTGTATTTTTTGAAAGTTCAGCCCAATTGGCAGTTGTGACCTAAATACAGCTTACGTACAACTCCAACATGGTATGAAGTCTTTCCTTTAAAACGGTTAATATTTGCTGTTAATCCTTGTATAAATTTTGAGATTTAATCTCTacactttaaaagttaaaatttcaatcctcctttattttctttcaatCATATGCTATGCAATATGAGGACAACGTAATCACAATTTTAAGTTGACAAATTTGATAGAAAATACTtatgattttaaatattaaacTACCATTttcaagtaaaaaataaaaactaaatctcaaattttatcaaagtataataattaataacataTTTTAAGAATTTGTACTTTtgttatataaattatgataactatttacaaactatataaaaattagaaaataaggaatctttaaaaataataataaaacccaCACCTTCATGTGAAGATGTGGAAAAGAAGCAAAATCAGATCTAAATGACAGCTATTTAATGTAGCATGAATTCATGAGTAACCATAAAGACAATTCATttgtttaattttcataattgatATATCTCatgaattatataaaaaaatcaagGGTAAACACTAAACCCAATAATATACTCCTTTCTTTGTCTTCACTTActctgccttttttttttttggtctaaTTATAGATTTTAGTttgtatttcttttcttttatcttctttttctttaaaatgttataaaaataaaaccaaaaagcAAAGTAAtatcataatttatttaaaatagagaaattttaaatattaaaatatgggataatattttatatattgttagtgCATAAATATAAGCACCATCAATGCATCGCATTAATCAGATTACTAATAAgtaatatattaaaattgaaggaatttttaataaatacttaaaaaattttaaacattacTTATAATTTTTCATCTTTATTtcttaataataatactaaactTTTAATTCAAGGTTGTAAATTTTTTGAAGAAAACCTATATTGAAAGAAGACAATTCTTTTAATTAGGTCAAAaatcatttatattatttttaataatactgAACTTCAAATATGAACTATAACATAGACATAAAagattaaaaatgattaaaactTTTTTTAAAGCGTATTTAGACTCTCATCCTTTTAATTATTACAATAACAACGATACTAATTGAGTTAAAGATCAATCAAcgaaataattaaaacttaaaataatacacttatttacatataaaatggtcatgtttgaaattattttatgttaatgtttaaaattaaataaaataatattaataattaaataataatccaAGTCGAATGAAAATCAATTTGATTTTCTCCTTCTGAATTGGATCCAATTTAAATTGATGTTAATAAAACAACAATGATGTCATCTAATTGTATTGATactcttttataaaataataaaatagaagtggaattaataaaatgaaaacttcAAAAGTTGGGTGTTTTAATTTGATTGGGTTAGGCAAAATTTTGACCCAAACTTAAATAAtcccttttgaaaattttaaattttagatttaaactatttttttatatttttatatttagaatcacgatcaaattgataaaaatgtgtaaatatttgattttaatttattattttttagaaGCCAAACCAAATTGATAGGATGTGTAaagttttaaggactaaatttattattataccaataaaaAAATCATGTCAACCTTAATTTGAAGTTAACGaagtaataaaattatttataaaattttaatataacatttggTGCTTGAACTTGtcatttttttcttaatttgatatttaaattctTTTTGTCTAATTTGATATTTGACCTTGACATTTTTCTTAATTTGGTACTTTAATTTTTTAGTCCAATTTGACACTTGAACTTGACTCTTTTttctaatttggtacctaatcTTTTTTTGTTCAATTTGGCACCTAAACATGCCAAACATTATACAAATTACTCCAATATGCTAACAATATTGTTTCTTTTTATGAGGTGAGAAAAATAATCAATGTATGATCGGTATGTGGTAGATGACATGACATTTCTTCATTGTATTATAAATGTTCAATTacttttagttcaatttatttatttcattttataaatttaaattaatgaatttattttattttggattttaaaactcttattttcttatttaatattaattcatCAAACATAACTCAATGCATAAATTTTTAACACGAATTTTTTTAATATTGACAATTTTTTAGAATAACACGATTTTTAACACCATTAGTATTTAGAGTAATTTATATAACACTTAACAagtttaaatatcaaattaaacctaaaaataacttagatatcaaattaaaaaaacaattaaaaatgtaaaattcaaTTACAAAATCTTATATTAAACCTAAAAAAATTCAATAGTCAAAACAAAAGTGCCCTCAAACTTGAATCACTACCTAAAACAAAAGTGGCTCTAAAATTGTGGTAATACTCTCTGGCCCCAAAagttaaaaaagggaaaaaaagaagaagaactaAGTGCTCACCTTTTGCAATGAGTGAGTGAGAGAGAGAGAGTATGTCGCTTTTGATAAAGACCTTCACTTACCTATCAATTATCAATACATTTACAAATGTTATTTGAATTAATTATTGGTAATGACCTCATTAAGAAATGAGTATCTTTAAAGCTTTTTAATCTCAATTATTGCCAAATGACGTATTTGTTACTAATTAAGTATTCATTTAATTTTAGTTATAGATGCTTTCATGTGTACTGCCCACTTGAAGTTAAAACTCAAACCTACTTAattactaattaaaaataatacattAAAGTATATGAGATTTATCGATTGACTTTTAACTTAATTGGCATCTACATTGTTGTTATTGCAGGAAGATGTGAGTTTGAGTGTGCTGAAACGCATTACCCTCTTATTTTAAACTTGAGGAGAGACTATGGATATACATAATAAGAACCTAATATTTATGAGATAAAACACTTCAATTCTTCCCATTtcaatgcttttttttttttggttaaatatACTTGTCAATAAGGTCTTCCCTAAGAATATTCTAATAACCTAGAGGGGTAGGTAAGGAATTTAGCCTAATAATTTAAATCcttttaaaatgaacttttaattttatacttcaaagttttataaatttattttagtccctcaatttcaaTTTCTTGGCTTCCCCTTGAACCCATCACATGTATTTAAGTATGTGTAGGTTCTCaatctaaattttattttagattcaaatctcattatGCAAATTTTATCTCAATTCATTTTGATCTAAATCTAAATATATTTCTATTATCAATTTATTCATTTATGCTCTAAATTAGTTTATTTTTGTGCCTtagttataattaaatttttggtCAAACATTTAGCGATTATGTTTTAATAGTATTAGATTCGATTATAATTTCTAGGTCATATTTAATTGAATAGATTGGATTTAACACTTTGAACTCATCGAACCTATTTATAAAGACTCTAGAGTCGTTTTActacttaaattattaatatgttttaatttttaaataaattaaatattattagcaataaataataaaatcgaATTATGCTTAGACTTTAAGTTTCGATCTAAGCCCCTATTTTATAAACAAGTTAAGAATAAACTTTTATTTTAGCCCTCattcaataaattaaaattttgaatttatatttgatatattaataatatgtatatacattataattaaattaagtgatgacAACTAGTTATttgtttttaaaacttaaaaaaattaatgagttgatgtaatatattattaaatttaaggtGGCATTTACTTTTAATaaagtgtgtttttttttttcacgCTACAAGATCGTAATACTATCTAATCTCATCACAATTATTGTTTTTACATTAATAGCAAATAAACGCATTATCCGTTCAAAATACACAAACTGCCAAATATTTGGACATCTTTTAAGATTATCTTTTCTAATTTCTATATATTACTGAACAAATTAGTAAAAATGTATGATTTGAAAAGAGCACACAACTTGTTCTTGTAATCAAATTTAGACCATCAAATTAAACATGCGTGTCGGCTCCTTTTAACTTCAAATGAAATTAATAACTTTATATATTTACGTTacatttatcttattttatattgtttataaTTATATCCAAAATATTATATATTCGGAATTCTAAATTGCAGCTTATGCGTGGAGCAATCCGAATTCGAATCATAGTTATATGAaaaaagtttatatatatttatacgatTTTTAcgatataaatttcatatttttatgtttttgtcatattcataataaaacaaaataataaaaataaagaaataaccaATCGAGCTTTATGTCTCTTTCTCAAAAATTGGTGTGAGAAATTCTCTTACAGATAatcacaatttttaatgattaaagtgaatgggTGGAGAttttctaataaaataaaatgtccaAAAAAACCAACAATTTTATTATGACCACACCCTTATGTTCCTTGTGGGCACCTTTCTTTCCTCCTCTCATTAAAATGTCATTTTTATAAAAGGTTATTTTATTGGTTACTtttgttattaaatattttacataaatGTTTAATTCGGTCATTAGTTTTCTATTTTTagcttttgaaaattttaactttgatgaaatgataattattaaatatattaagttattttatttataaaatttgacGTGTCAAATATATTAtcgtatatattatttttcatgtattACTCACAAAAGACTAGTTAATAGATTTAATAACTACTGTTtgtattaaaactaaaattttgaaatttaaaaatataatcactaaaaattattcaATTGGCGAACAAgactaaatctataactttaAGTATAATACAAGATTAATGACACAATTTAACTAAacatatttaaatgttatcattgagtcaagaataaaattttaaaatttagaaaatataaaaactaaaattaattaaattaaaatacaaatacATAAATACAAAATTTATAACTTTAGGTATAATCCTCCTCCCTACTTCAATTATTGGGAATTAACCCCATGTTTGATTAATCAAAATTTAGATAAACTTTTAAAACTAATTTGTATAAGCGAGAAAATCATGAGTACAAatacaaatataattataaataataaataatatattttaaaatttgaagctaaaataatatttttttaagaaaAGGTGCATTATTGAAAAATGTTAGAAAACTCCTTGGGTTCAAATTTGAAGATTTACGTTTATATTTGAGAGAATTTGATAAAATGATTCACCTCaaaaaaataaacatgcaatAAGACAAAAaccattattaaataaatatatatatatatatatatatattacagcCACCGAGATCAATCTTTTCCGACCGGCGGTTCTCGGCTTTGAACTAAAGTTATTCTGAAACATGCACCGCTTCCGTTTCGTATATGATATCGGAAAGTTTCGGCCTTAACTTATGTTTCCAAGCATCACTGCTTGGCTCAACGTTAATCTCCCGCCACCGTATCTCCGCCACCACCAAAATTTCCGTCAGCTGATGAATATCTACGGTGAGAATCAAATTACTATTCTGCCCTTCCAAATAGATCCCTCTCTCTTTCCTTTTCTTCGCCTTCACGTTCTCGATTTTCCGGAACTCTTCTTCGATTCTCAGTATTATCCTTTCCGGTTTCTCCCCCGATACGAACTGTTCTCTCCGGGCCGAAAAGTCGGCGTCGTTGAATAAACCGGAGAGGTCGAAACCGGTCGAAAATGAGATTATATGGAAGGCGTTTAAGCACTTGGTGCTCTGGATATCCCCCTTCAATTCAAAATCCTCAGCGTTGAATTTGGTTTCTTTGTAACCTTTCTTGAACCAGGGATCGGTGATGATTTCATCGACGGTGATCCTTGTTTCAGGATTAATGTCCAGAAGCCGGCTTAAAAATCGCCGGAGATCTGGAGACGTCCATTTCGGGAACCGGAATTCGCCTTTATAAATACGACGATACATCACCATCAGATTGGGGTCGTTGAACGGTAGGTATCCAGCGTGGAGAACATACAAAACGATGCCGCATGACCAGACGTCGATTTTGGCGCCGTCGTATCCTTTCTTCGCCAGAATCTCTGGGGCCACGTACGCTGGGGTACCGCATAAAGTATGGAGGAGGCCGTCGGGTCGGATCTGATCCGTAACCGCACTAAGTCCGAAATCCGTTATTTTCAAGTTCCAGTTCTCGTCGAGAAGGAGATTCTCCGGCTTCAAATCGCGGTGGAATACGCCCCTCGAATGACAAAACCGGACGGCGGAGATCAACTGCTGGAAATACCGACGGCTGAGATCTTCACTGAAACGACCCTTGGAAATCCTCGTGAACAATTCCCCGCCTTTGGCGAATTCCATGACGAAATAAACCTTAGTCTTGGTAGCCAAAACCTCGATGAGCTTGACGATGTTAGGGTGGCGCAACCGGCGCATGATAGCGATCTCCCTCTTAACATGTGCCATGAACCCGCCTTTTAAAACCTTCTTCTTGCTGACGGCTTTGATGGCCACGCTCTGCCCGGAGTCGACGTCGCGCGCGTGGTAAACCTTTGCGAAAGCCCCACATCCCAGCAACTTCCCAAGCTCGTATTTCCCGAACAGGGTTGCTTCCGATGAGAGCTCCGGCAAATCACCAGTTCTACTGGAGCTGGCAGTGTCTCCGGTGTCTGccattgtctttttttttttttgcattcaatGATTCAAGGACCGAAAGTTAAAACGTAGTTGAACTTAATAATTGAGATTGAAAAGAGGataagaagaagaaggagaagaaaGATGTAAGAGAGAAATTTGAACTGAAAATATGATTGGGGGACAATTGGATAATGGGTACGATTGAGTTGCTTCAATGGCAATGCATTTTCGAAGCTATTTATCTATGGCGGATGCCGTATTCTTTTGTCTTGTGGTGAAGTAGACTTGGGTTTTTTGAATATTCTTCAcgactaaaataataaaaaagaataattaataaattgttttaataaatcaatattatatttttaaataataaattgtgTTATATAATTCACAAAAACAAGGGTACAACGTATTAATTCGTCATAAGTtaagaaattttttaattttatcattaaactactcaatttcatttttttgtcgccattttgtaaagtttgaaaCGGCTAGAAGGCATGGTCATTATAAATTACATGAATGGTGGTTCAACTTTGACAGTTTTTATTTTGGTcgcataattatatatatttttttatttagtcgCTCAAGTTTTTGTAATTAGATTTTTTAGTTGTTATGATGTTAAGTAAATAACGGAAGTTTAACTTGACTTTTTGGTATAATAGTGAATTTAaccttttaatatttatatttttattaatttagttctaattctaaaattaataataaatttatccctaaatatttataaaatttatcaattcaatCCTAATTAttcaactttttttcttttctttctctttgcgTATTCTTTTATGCTCCTAGCATGTGTTATTTAACACAAGAAAACTCAAATGTTTACAGTTTCATATGTCAAAAAGATCATAATTGTTGGTAAAATTTTTTCAACACTTTAAATTAAATCGTGGTACTCGAACATTGAGAAACTCAAAAGTTTTTAGTTTTCAACGCCAAAAAGATCATAGGTCATctaaaagttatatatatatatttatatattatgttaaagATGTTATTCTACTgtgctaaaaaaaaaaactcaaacctTACTAGTGTCAAATAAAAGGTTATAGATAACTTTCTACCGCCAAATATTAGTAAGAATGTTTAGGCTAAATTTATTGACTTTTTTAGAATTATGACTAAACTGATAGAAcgtataaatattaaatagaaattttttttattaggAATAAAAAAGTTCACGTCAAACTGCCGTTATCAATTTAACGACATGGTgactaaaaaattttaatttaaaaaattttagtgattaaatggaAAAAAATTTATAGTTGAGTGAAATACTCATAGTTGAGTGACTATCCATATAATTTATAACAGCCACACTATCCAACCATTTCAAACTTAATAACATAGTGACTAGAAAAACGAATCAGGATAATTTAGtgatcaaattaaaaattttcacagTTCAGTAACTAAAATATAAACATGCAAAAAGTTCAATGACTAATGAGGTAGTTTATCCAAAAAAAAACCTTATTTATACAGTATTATAGAGTAAAATACTGCTGAAGCTTACTCTCTTTTTTTAACACTGTTGAAGCTTacttaaaagaaaggaaatagctGTTTATATGGCATggaattataatatatatatatatatatatatatatattcaaagggAGCATTCTCTCTCATTTAAAGGTTTTATTTTacctaaatattataaaattatttattaagttaaataaaatatttttaaaattatttatcaaaataatataaaatgaattatattttaatgaatttaacaCCAAATCACCATCATTCATGACGATTTAAAATCTCAAGTGATAGATTAGacatcaatttaataaaaaaatacctATAAGCTCCAAATATCAAATAATATTTTGacattattttgataaatataaGTTATTTTCATAATGTTTTAGTAAAAAAAACCCATTTAGTGTATAGTAAAAACAAGTTTACCTATTTTGGTTTCTATGTTATACATGTATATAAgaatttttattttggtataataCCCCAATTACGTTTTTGGTTTTATAAAAACTTTCAACCAATCATGTGTTGCCACgtataaaaaactaaaattttataagatatcaaaaactcataatttcaaacatttaaaacttaaaaaacttaaaatacaaaaaaaattataattcaatctcgataattatttaaaaagttaAATGATAATTCTGTGGAACTttcgaaaaatttttaaaagatcataaaaatctaaaacttaaaaaaatctaaaacacTAAAAAAAGTCCATaatctattttcgaaaattaGTCCTTAAATGCTTGCAAAGTCTTCTCTGGTTGTTTGAATCTGTAAGCTTTGCAGAGAGGAGAATATAGCGTTGATGTTTGGTACTTGTCTTCTCGGCGCATCATCGGCATCGGAACGCCTCTTCTCACTAGGCTGACATAGTCTGGTCGATAAGTTTTCCCTGACACTACTTCCACAAAATCGGTCACGGTGAACTTGCTTAAATATAGTCATGTTCATATTCATTTTTAGCgtatttttcaataattttatacTTTTCTATAATTCCAAtaaacaaaaatttaattttcttttcaatttttaattttaagttatcTTTTGTAATTTTAGGTTTTCTGAAGTTTCACATCATtatcattaattttaaatttcttttataatttttcggttttttaataattttcaaaactgaattatgatttttttttgtttttatagaatcTTCCaagtttttagaatttttatatatttttaaaatgatctTTTGGAATCTTTTAGAGGATTTTAGCTTTTCACATGTGATAGCCTGTGAGTGGCTAGGgatttttaaaagaataatatATATGTAACGTGATAGCCAAAAGGTAAGTATAGAAGCCAAAatgaccaaaaaagaaattttAAGTAAGAAACTAAGAATTTGCGTATGGTACAAGGGCCAAAATAGATAttaaacctaaaaattttaaatattaaaaagtaaACATGTGATAGTATTTCACTTAGTTcaaattttattgtttttttaatattttaaatatattctaGAAAGGTACACAAACCTGTATTAGGTTAAATAAAAATACACTTACTCTCTAATGTTTAGGAAAATAACaaaagttttataaaaactaaaaattttataatgtgTGTGCATGAAaatcaagtatttaaaatataaatatatgtttaaaatagcacataaaacataataaaatatattatttgaaattagttaataataatacatgaaatatatacgttattaaaataaaaaaatcagattaaattatgagtaaaacgaAATCTAAACACATAAATACATCAAGTTAACAATAATACTCAATGAATGCAATTGAGGTGTTGCCATCAATCTTGAGTTGGTATCGAGTTAATTTGTGGCACCAACTCAATAAACAATATTATTAATATGTGCATACGATGGAGGTACTAAAGTGTTCATAATAAAATtgtaatgtataaaaatattaaaaagagcTTTAGTTGAGTGGTAAATTGAATATTTTACTAATGTGATTGGTGTAGGTTCAAATTGGCAAAAAGACCTCTTCAATCCCTCGCAATTTTGATTTTGCGCAAATTGGTACCTCTAAAAAAATGGAACAATAATGAGTGATTATGTTATTGTTTCCATCCATTTACGTAATattgattggtataataataaatttagccctcaatgcTTACATATCTTGTTAATTTAGTCCCGATTctaacaaattaaattaatttaacatttaataattacaCATTTTGTCGAATTGATCTGATTATAAAaagcatattaaaataaataaaaattatattttagaaaattaaaaataatatataaaaataatttaaacttcaaaaacataaaaaaaaaaatttctctaTCGTTTATCATTCAAGGCTTCAACTTTTATTAGTTATTGAGTTCGGGTGTTTGAAGTTAGAAGGTATttctaatttaaaaaataataataatttgcatACTGTTAAGATATATGTGGCAGTTCTTGAATGACTTAGTGATAAACTGGTTGGATTTCGATCCTGAAATAAGAGTAAACAAAATAAATAGTTAGCGGTGCTACAAAGTTTCTTATTGATGAACTTAATTTCTTGACTTCTGTTTATCTCTTTTCTTGTAGGAAAATCAATGTTTGTTCATGAG from Gossypium arboreum isolate Shixiya-1 chromosome 9, ASM2569848v2, whole genome shotgun sequence includes the following:
- the LOC108454235 gene encoding CBL-interacting serine/threonine-protein kinase 14-like — protein: MQKKKKTMADTGDTASSSRTGDLPELSSEATLFGKYELGKLLGCGAFAKVYHARDVDSGQSVAIKAVSKKKVLKGGFMAHVKREIAIMRRLRHPNIVKLIEVLATKTKVYFVMEFAKGGELFTRISKGRFSEDLSRRYFQQLISAVRFCHSRGVFHRDLKPENLLLDENWNLKITDFGLSAVTDQIRPDGLLHTLCGTPAYVAPEILAKKGYDGAKIDVWSCGIVLYVLHAGYLPFNDPNLMVMYRRIYKGEFRFPKWTSPDLRRFLSRLLDINPETRITVDEIITDPWFKKGYKETKFNAEDFELKGDIQSTKCLNAFHIISFSTGFDLSGLFNDADFSARREQFVSGEKPERIILRIEEEFRKIENVKAKKRKERGIYLEGQNSNLILTVDIHQLTEILVVAEIRWREINVEPSSDAWKHKLRPKLSDIIYETEAVHVSE